A window from Candidatus Firestonebacteria bacterium RIFOXYD2_FULL_39_29 encodes these proteins:
- a CDS encoding purine-nucleoside phosphorylase: MSELSRKIEQAVLSIKKQSRMVPDIAIILGTGLGGLVNEITDKTEINYKDIKGFPLSTVEAHAGKLILGEMGGKKVVAMQGRFHRYEGYSYREVTFPVYVMKELGAKILMVSNAAGGLNKEYEAGELMMISDHNSLLLGDNPLAGPNDDKIGSRWPDMFQTYDVELMKLAEKIAKENKIKLHKGVYVGVIGPNLETEAEYKFLIAIGGDAVGMSTVPEVIVARHCGFRVLGISVITDMCIPGHLEIANIEKIIGNASRAEPKLTKIMSLVVKEVKL; encoded by the coding sequence ATGAGTGAATTATCAAGAAAAATAGAACAGGCAGTTCTTTCTATAAAGAAGCAATCCAGGATGGTTCCGGATATAGCAATAATTCTTGGGACAGGGCTTGGCGGACTTGTAAATGAAATTACGGATAAAACAGAGATTAATTACAAGGATATAAAGGGGTTTCCTTTATCTACAGTTGAAGCGCATGCGGGAAAACTTATTTTGGGGGAAATGGGCGGAAAAAAAGTAGTAGCCATGCAGGGGCGCTTTCATAGATATGAGGGGTATTCTTATAGGGAAGTTACTTTTCCTGTATATGTTATGAAAGAACTCGGGGCTAAGATACTTATGGTTTCAAATGCTGCCGGAGGATTGAATAAAGAATATGAGGCCGGAGAATTAATGATGATCTCTGATCATAACTCCCTTTTGCTCGGAGACAATCCTTTAGCGGGTCCAAACGATGATAAAATAGGGTCAAGATGGCCTGATATGTTCCAGACCTATGATGTAGAGTTGATGAAACTTGCGGAAAAGATTGCTAAAGAGAATAAAATAAAACTTCACAAAGGAGTCTATGTCGGGGTTATTGGTCCGAATCTCGAAACTGAAGCAGAATACAAGTTCTTAATTGCAATTGGTGGCGATGCTGTCGGAATGTCCACCGTCCCGGAGGTTATAGTCGCAAGGCATTGCGGGTTCAGGGTCCTCGGTATTTCCGTAATTACAGATATGTGTATACCAGGACATCTGGAAATTGCAAATATAGAAAAAATTATCGGTAACGCTTCCCGAGCTGAACCGAAACTCACGAAAATAATGAGTCTGGTTGTAAAGGAAGTGAAACTCTAA